A window of Candidatus Vicinibacter proximus contains these coding sequences:
- a CDS encoding heme-binding domain-containing protein produces the protein MIRKILITLAVGLIIIQFFQIDKTSNADQSNHLNTKFPVPEDVGLLLKNACYNCHSNSVQFPWYSSIQPIGWWLNHHIEEGRGELNFSNFTAGPIARQNHKFEEIIEVVKEKEMPLPSYTWLGLHPEAKLTDSDRANITMWAQMQLDLIARQYPADSLKRKKR, from the coding sequence ATGATAAGGAAAATATTAATCACACTTGCGGTCGGCCTGATCATCATTCAGTTTTTTCAGATTGACAAAACTTCCAACGCAGACCAGTCTAATCACTTGAACACAAAATTTCCGGTACCCGAAGATGTGGGGCTTTTGCTTAAAAATGCCTGTTACAATTGTCACAGCAATTCAGTGCAATTCCCATGGTACAGCAGCATTCAACCCATAGGCTGGTGGCTGAATCATCACATAGAGGAAGGTAGAGGAGAATTGAATTTTTCTAATTTTACCGCCGGACCCATCGCCAGACAAAATCACAAGTTTGAAGAAATAATCGAGGTGGTAAAGGAAAAAGAAATGCCCTTACCTTCCTATACCTGGTTGGGACTTCACCCTGAAGCCAAACTAACAGACAGTGACCGTGCGAACATCACCATGTGGGCACAGATGCAATTGGATTTAATTGCCAGACAGTATCCTGCTGACAGTCTTAAGAGAAAGAAAAGATAA